A genomic stretch from Gallus gallus isolate bGalGal1 chromosome 13, bGalGal1.mat.broiler.GRCg7b, whole genome shotgun sequence includes:
- the LOC124417184 gene encoding rho GTPase-activating protein 32-like, with protein METVSRMRCRRGDGFTRCSESNWFRPRRLRPSSGALCTSFSGELSGNTNRCSSDDNFPHDDNDGDKELIHIPALISPSSAEDADLSPPDIAVASLDCDPMSFHCSPP; from the exons ATGGAGACGGTGTCACGCATGCGCTGTCGCCGTGGGGACGGCTTCACACGCTGCA GTGAATCTAACTGGTTTCGACCCAGAAGACTCAGGCCCAGTAGTGGTGCACTGTGcacttccttcagtggagaGCTCTCAGGAAACACAAATCGCTGCAGTTCTGATGACAACTTTCCACATGACGACAACGATGGGGATAAGGAGCTCATCCACATTCCTGCCCTCatttctcccagctctgctgaagatGCTGACCTGAGCCCACCAGACATCGCAGTCGCCAGCCTGGATTGTGACCCAATGTCTTTCCACTGCAGCCCACCCTAA